In Pedobacter heparinus DSM 2366, the following are encoded in one genomic region:
- a CDS encoding energy transducer TonB has translation MLGSKIDLFGNEWLDVVFDQKNKSYGAYALRRQSSSDTAKALFIAGSLFVLFFLSPKIIKLIKGNETIEVLPERKTEVIVQPPPAIDPETLPPAAIEPPPAKQDQVKFLPPKVIQDDLVKDVDPVQISDLKEATPGPKNVIGEPDGVIVIEGPTGKGPKGAVATEDNTVYDVFNALEVQPVFPGGMEKFYAYLSKSIRYPAAAQEINLQGKVFLSFIIEKSGALTDIKVERKLGYGTDEEAVRVLKASPKWMPGIQNGRAVRVKYNIPISFSLAQ, from the coding sequence ATGTTAGGTTCTAAAATCGATTTATTTGGCAATGAATGGCTGGACGTAGTATTTGATCAGAAAAACAAAAGCTACGGAGCCTATGCGCTCAGGAGACAAAGTTCATCAGATACGGCTAAAGCGCTTTTTATCGCAGGATCACTGTTTGTCCTGTTTTTCTTATCTCCTAAGATCATTAAGTTGATCAAAGGGAATGAAACGATCGAGGTGTTGCCGGAAAGAAAAACGGAGGTTATAGTTCAACCACCACCAGCTATTGATCCTGAAACACTACCACCAGCAGCAATTGAGCCGCCTCCGGCAAAGCAGGACCAGGTTAAGTTTCTTCCGCCTAAAGTTATTCAGGACGACCTGGTAAAAGATGTAGACCCTGTTCAGATCAGTGATTTAAAAGAAGCCACTCCAGGACCGAAAAATGTTATTGGTGAACCAGACGGTGTAATAGTTATAGAAGGGCCAACCGGGAAAGGACCCAAAGGAGCCGTGGCAACAGAGGACAATACAGTATATGATGTATTTAATGCACTAGAGGTACAGCCTGTTTTTCCTGGTGGAATGGAAAAGTTCTATGCTTACCTTTCGAAATCTATCAGATACCCTGCTGCTGCCCAGGAAATTAATCTGCAAGGCAAAGTATTCCTGTCTTTTATTATAGAGAAAAGTGGGGCACTTACCGATATTAAAGTGGAGCGAAAACTGGGTTATGGTACAGACGAAGAAGCTGTTAGGGTGTTAAAAGCCAGCCCTAAATGGATGCCTGGAATTCAAAATGGTAGAGCTGTACGTGTGAAATATAACATTCCTATCAGCTTTTCATTGGCTCAATAA
- a CDS encoding PorP/SprF family type IX secretion system membrane protein: MKAVKCLVVVGYLLCMFAGRSIAQQNIQFSQYVFNSLSVNPAYAGYKEEWFAQLALRSQWVGVEGAPQTGTISIDGIVDPRDRKMGLGFQITSDKIGPQFTTSATANYAYRLQLNADDTQRLSFGIGLGVAQYSLKGQMIRTSEQGDQALADGSDNRIVPDVRFGVYYNSDFWYLGLSLMDAFSGSKVNNTVPSGSFNIVRSRHAYFIAGALANISPDVRVRPSLMIKEDFRGPTSADLNVMAIFNDKLWLGGSYRTGFGLWKKQYQDLNLSKQNSISGIIQVFVTERFRMGYSYDYVTSKLGSNQNGSHELTLGLTFGRVPRSFICPRVF; encoded by the coding sequence ATGAAAGCTGTAAAATGTTTGGTTGTTGTTGGATATCTGCTCTGCATGTTTGCGGGACGGAGCATTGCGCAGCAGAACATCCAGTTCTCTCAATATGTATTCAATAGTTTAAGTGTAAACCCGGCTTATGCAGGGTATAAAGAAGAATGGTTTGCCCAGCTGGCGCTACGATCGCAATGGGTTGGGGTAGAGGGTGCCCCCCAAACCGGAACAATTTCTATTGATGGCATTGTAGATCCGCGCGACAGGAAAATGGGCCTGGGCTTTCAAATTACTTCTGATAAAATTGGACCTCAATTTACAACTTCGGCAACTGCAAATTATGCTTACAGACTGCAGCTTAACGCTGATGATACACAAAGATTGAGTTTTGGAATAGGCTTAGGCGTAGCACAATACAGTCTGAAAGGTCAGATGATCAGGACTTCGGAACAGGGTGATCAGGCACTGGCAGATGGAAGCGATAACCGTATAGTGCCAGATGTACGTTTTGGTGTATATTATAATTCTGATTTCTGGTATCTCGGTCTTTCTTTGATGGATGCTTTTTCAGGTTCTAAAGTTAACAATACCGTACCTTCTGGCTCTTTTAATATTGTACGCAGCAGACATGCCTATTTCATTGCAGGTGCCCTGGCCAATATTTCTCCTGATGTAAGGGTACGCCCAAGTCTGATGATCAAAGAAGATTTTAGGGGCCCTACAAGTGCAGATTTAAATGTTATGGCCATATTTAACGATAAGTTGTGGTTGGGCGGTTCATATAGAACTGGGTTTGGCTTATGGAAAAAACAATATCAGGACCTTAACCTGAGTAAACAGAATTCTATATCAGGTATTATACAGGTATTTGTTACCGAACGCTTTCGCATGGGTTATTCTTATGATTATGTAACCAGCAAACTTGGTAGCAATCAGAATGGTTCCCATGAACTGACATTAGGCCTAACTTTTGGCCGTGTACCCAGATCGTTTATTTGTCCAAGGGTATTTTAA
- a CDS encoding nucleoside recognition domain-containing protein, with protein MALSRIWSAFIIVAIVVASVKCFFFGQSDIFNWMVIGKADDATNPLKLDGIIQTCWVAVELCLKLIGILALFMGLMSIAERAGGIRLLSRIVGPFFSKLFPDIPKGHPSMGHMIMNFSANLLGLDNAATPFGLKAMESLQELNPSKDVASNSQIMFLCLHAAGLNLIPVSVIAIRASQNASNPTDIFIPCLIVTFVGTIAAMLIVSFKQKINILQPVIILWVLSISLVIALLVLYIVSLNAEGIKSFSGILSNGLILLVFLLIILGGLYKKIDVFDAFIDGAKNGFDTAIKIVPYLVGMLVAISLLRTSGTFDVVISTIKSAFAFLGADTRFVEGLPTALIRPLSGGAARGMMVSTMETYGPDSFASRLSGIFQGASDTTFYIIAVYFGSVSIKNTRYAIGAMLLADLVGVCTAIGMAYLFFG; from the coding sequence ATGGCATTAAGCAGAATCTGGTCGGCCTTTATCATTGTTGCAATTGTAGTAGCAAGTGTAAAGTGCTTCTTTTTTGGACAAAGTGATATTTTTAACTGGATGGTTATCGGCAAAGCCGATGATGCCACCAATCCTTTGAAGTTAGATGGCATTATACAGACCTGTTGGGTAGCCGTTGAACTTTGCCTCAAACTCATTGGGATTCTGGCCTTGTTTATGGGGCTGATGAGCATTGCCGAAAGAGCCGGTGGGATCCGTTTATTGTCGAGGATTGTAGGACCTTTCTTCTCCAAACTTTTTCCTGATATCCCCAAAGGCCACCCTTCAATGGGGCACATGATCATGAATTTTTCGGCCAATTTACTGGGTCTGGACAATGCGGCAACGCCCTTTGGTTTAAAAGCTATGGAAAGTTTACAGGAACTTAATCCGAGTAAAGATGTAGCCTCAAATTCGCAGATCATGTTTTTGTGCCTCCATGCAGCAGGGCTTAACCTTATACCGGTTAGTGTAATTGCGATTCGTGCTTCGCAAAATGCATCAAATCCTACAGATATATTTATTCCCTGTTTAATAGTAACTTTTGTAGGAACAATAGCTGCCATGCTTATTGTTTCTTTTAAACAAAAGATCAATATCCTGCAACCGGTAATCATCCTGTGGGTACTTAGTATCTCTTTAGTAATTGCTTTACTGGTACTTTATATTGTTTCACTGAATGCTGAGGGTATAAAATCTTTTTCCGGCATATTAAGTAATGGTTTAATACTACTTGTATTTTTACTGATTATACTTGGAGGGCTTTATAAGAAAATAGATGTTTTTGATGCATTCATAGATGGTGCAAAAAACGGGTTTGATACGGCTATTAAAATTGTTCCTTACCTGGTTGGAATGCTTGTTGCCATTTCTCTTCTTCGTACCAGTGGTACTTTTGATGTGGTGATCAGCACAATAAAAAGTGCTTTTGCTTTTTTAGGTGCCGACACCAGATTTGTTGAAGGACTGCCAACTGCATTGATCCGTCCATTAAGTGGCGGCGCAGCGAGGGGAATGATGGTAAGTACCATGGAAACTTATGGTCCTGATTCATTTGCCAGCAGGCTGTCCGGAATATTCCAGGGGGCTTCAGATACTACCTTTTACATAATAGCTGTTTATTTTGGCTCTGTAAGTATTAAAAATACACGATATGCCATCGGTGCTATGCTTTTAGCAGATCTGGTGGGTGTTTGTACAGCAATAGGGATGGCTTATTTATTTTTTGGCTAA